From Proteiniborus sp. DW1, one genomic window encodes:
- a CDS encoding ABC transporter permease — protein sequence MLRYTLKRGLIALITIWVIITVTFFLMRAIPGDPFTNEKKIQPQIMENLKRKYGLDKPLIVQYGTYLKNLLKGDLGDSMKYKTRTVNDMLRTSFPVSAKLGLMAVALGAGLGISFGIIAALNRGKIFDYFVILLAVVGVSVPGFVFAALFQYWFGAKLQWFPVARWGTWKHMVLPVAALGFTMIAYIARMMRTSMLDVLSQDYIRTAKAKGLSRGAVTWKHTIRNAILPVVTIIGVSIAGVVVGSFVVESIFAVPGMGKYYVQSIQQNDYTLIMGTTIFYAVILVVMMYLIDIVYGLVDPRIRLDD from the coding sequence ATGTTAAGGTATACTTTAAAACGAGGACTCATAGCCCTTATAACTATCTGGGTAATTATAACAGTTACTTTTTTCTTAATGCGTGCAATACCTGGAGATCCATTCACTAACGAAAAGAAAATTCAGCCACAAATCATGGAAAACTTAAAAAGAAAATATGGCTTAGATAAGCCTCTAATTGTTCAATATGGAACATATCTTAAGAATCTGCTTAAAGGTGATTTGGGAGATTCTATGAAGTACAAAACAAGAACTGTTAATGATATGCTAAGAACTTCATTCCCTGTTTCAGCTAAACTTGGACTCATGGCTGTAGCTTTAGGAGCAGGTTTGGGAATTAGTTTTGGTATTATAGCAGCACTAAATAGAGGAAAGATATTTGACTATTTTGTCATTCTACTTGCAGTTGTAGGAGTTTCAGTCCCTGGATTTGTGTTTGCAGCACTATTCCAGTATTGGTTTGGGGCAAAGCTTCAATGGTTTCCTGTAGCTAGATGGGGCACTTGGAAACATATGGTATTGCCGGTTGCAGCCTTAGGATTTACTATGATTGCATATATTGCTAGAATGATGAGAACTAGTATGTTAGATGTTTTAAGTCAGGACTATATTAGAACTGCTAAAGCAAAAGGACTTTCTAGAGGTGCTGTTACTTGGAAGCATACAATTAGAAATGCCATACTTCCAGTGGTTACAATAATAGGTGTTAGTATTGCTGGGGTTGTAGTTGGCTCTTTCGTAGTTGAGTCAATATTTGCTGTACCTGGTATGGGTAAATATTATGTTCAAAGTATTCAGCAAAATGATTATACATTGATAATGGGAACAACAATATTCTATGCTGTTATCCTTGTTGTTATGATGTATTTAATAGATATCGTATATGGACTAGTAGACCCAAGAATAAGATTAGATGATTAA
- a CDS encoding ABC transporter permease, producing MAQISIEKDMFEIVGKDLESADAVIRPSLTYWADAWRRLKENKLAIVALIVLSLVVIMAFVGPMISPHTYDGQDYTVINKEPSAEHWFGTDALGRDIFVRCWAGAKISLFIGLVSAIINVTIGIIYGGIAGYLGGYVDIIMMRFVEIIYSIPELLWVILLMVVMGTGLKTIIIAISISGWGGMARLVRGQVLQLKQMEYVLAAKTLGADTSRIIAKHLIPNAMGPIIINLTFQVPSAIFTEAFLSYIGLGIQPPLASWGSLANEGTLMLLIKPYQMFFPALLICITMLAFNILGDGLRDSLDPRLRK from the coding sequence ATGGCACAAATTAGTATTGAAAAAGACATGTTTGAAATAGTGGGAAAGGACTTGGAAAGTGCAGATGCTGTAATTAGACCAAGCTTAACTTATTGGGCAGATGCTTGGAGAAGATTAAAAGAAAATAAGCTAGCAATAGTTGCATTAATAGTACTTTCTTTAGTAGTTATTATGGCATTTGTAGGACCTATGATAAGTCCACACACTTATGATGGCCAAGATTATACTGTAATTAATAAAGAACCAAGTGCAGAACATTGGTTTGGAACTGATGCTTTAGGAAGAGATATATTTGTTAGATGCTGGGCTGGTGCAAAGATTTCACTATTTATAGGTCTAGTATCAGCAATTATTAACGTAACTATAGGTATTATCTATGGTGGTATTGCTGGTTATCTAGGTGGATATGTAGATATTATAATGATGCGTTTTGTTGAGATTATATATTCCATTCCAGAACTATTATGGGTAATTCTGCTAATGGTGGTAATGGGCACAGGATTAAAAACAATAATTATTGCCATATCTATCTCTGGCTGGGGGGGAATGGCACGACTAGTTAGAGGTCAGGTGTTACAATTAAAGCAAATGGAATATGTATTAGCTGCTAAGACGCTAGGAGCTGATACATCAAGAATCATTGCTAAGCACTTAATTCCAAATGCAATGGGACCAATCATCATTAACCTTACATTCCAAGTTCCTAGTGCTATATTTACTGAGGCTTTCTTAAGCTATATAGGACTTGGTATTCAGCCACCTTTAGCAAGCTGGGGTAGTTTAGCTAATGAAGGAACATTAATGCTTTTGATAAAGCCATATCAAATGTTCTTCCCAGCACTTCTTATTTGTATAACTATGCTTGCATTTAATATTTTAGGTGACGGTCTGAGAGATTCATTAGACCCAAGACTTAGAAAGTAG
- a CDS encoding ABC transporter ATP-binding protein gives MANKNNVLLEVKDLTVSFDTYAGEVQAVRGASFHVNKGETLAIVGESGCGKSVTAQTIMQLIPMPPGRIKKGNIFFEGKDLAKLTDKQMEAVRGKDISMIFQDPMTSLNPTMRVGKQIMEGLMKHQKFTKSEAKERAIEMLRLVGMPTPEKRVEQYPHEFSGGMRQRAMIAIALACNPKLLIADEPTTALDVTIQAQIMELMQDLQRKLNTSIILITHDLGVVAKVADRIAVMYAGVIIESGTAHEIFHNPQHPYTWGLLKSVPRLDTGEKERLVPIEGTPPDLFAPPKGCPFAARCEHAMKICKHQHPEKTNLTDTHYVNCWLQHQDAPKVINPITGEGR, from the coding sequence TTGGCTAATAAAAATAATGTTTTATTAGAAGTTAAGGATTTGACTGTATCCTTTGACACTTATGCTGGTGAAGTACAGGCAGTGAGAGGAGCATCCTTTCACGTCAATAAGGGTGAAACTTTAGCTATAGTAGGAGAATCAGGTTGTGGTAAATCAGTTACGGCGCAGACTATAATGCAGCTTATTCCTATGCCCCCTGGAAGAATTAAAAAAGGTAATATCTTCTTTGAGGGAAAAGATCTGGCTAAACTTACAGACAAGCAAATGGAAGCAGTACGTGGTAAGGATATAAGTATGATTTTCCAAGACCCTATGACTTCTTTAAACCCAACTATGAGAGTTGGTAAGCAAATAATGGAAGGACTTATGAAGCATCAAAAATTCACTAAATCAGAAGCAAAAGAAAGAGCAATAGAGATGCTAAGGCTAGTTGGTATGCCAACACCTGAAAAACGTGTTGAACAGTATCCCCACGAATTCAGTGGTGGTATGAGACAAAGAGCTATGATTGCCATAGCTTTAGCATGTAATCCAAAGTTATTAATAGCTGATGAGCCTACAACAGCACTAGATGTTACTATTCAGGCTCAAATCATGGAATTAATGCAGGACTTACAAAGAAAGCTTAATACATCGATTATTTTGATAACTCATGACCTTGGGGTTGTTGCTAAGGTAGCAGATAGAATTGCAGTTATGTATGCAGGTGTTATAATCGAAAGTGGTACAGCACATGAAATATTCCACAATCCTCAGCATCCATATACATGGGGGCTTTTAAAATCAGTACCAAGGTTAGACACAGGTGAGAAAGAGAGGCTAGTACCTATAGAGGGGACTCCTCCAGACTTATTTGCACCACCTAAGGGGTGTCCTTTTGCTGCAAGATGCGAACATGCTATGAAAATATGTAAGCATCAACATCCAGAAAAGACTAACTTAACTGACACTCATTATGTGAATTGTTGGTTACAACACCAAGATGCACCTAAGGTTATAAATCCTATTACTGGAGAAGGGAGGTAG
- a CDS encoding oligopeptide/dipeptide ABC transporter ATP-binding protein translates to MDERKNLIEVRNLKKYFNVGRGLTLKAVDGISFSIKEGETLGLVGESGCGKSTAGRTIVGLYDITDGEIIFDGMDVGRLSKSEKKQFTRSAQMIFQDPYASLNPRMTVTDIIGEGIDIHGLHKGQDRQKRIYNLLELVGLRREHASRYPHEFSGGQRQRIGIARALAVEPKFIVCDEPISALDVSIQAQVVNLLEDLQTEFGLTYLFIAHDLSMVKHISNRIAVMYLGTIVELADSNELYERPLHPYTQALLSAVPIPDPEIEKDRKRIMLEGDVPSPINPSPGCKFQGRCRMAQDICRKETPELKEIYPGHFVACHMIK, encoded by the coding sequence ATGGATGAAAGAAAAAATTTAATAGAAGTTAGAAACCTGAAAAAATATTTTAACGTTGGTAGAGGACTAACTCTTAAAGCTGTAGATGGAATAAGCTTCAGTATAAAAGAAGGAGAAACCTTAGGCTTAGTTGGAGAATCTGGGTGTGGAAAATCTACTGCTGGTAGAACTATAGTTGGCCTTTACGATATTACAGACGGAGAAATTATTTTTGATGGAATGGATGTGGGTAGACTTAGTAAATCAGAAAAGAAGCAGTTCACTAGATCTGCTCAGATGATATTTCAGGATCCATATGCTTCCCTTAATCCTAGAATGACAGTTACGGACATTATAGGAGAAGGTATAGATATTCATGGTCTTCATAAGGGACAGGATAGGCAAAAAAGAATATATAATTTGCTAGAGCTAGTTGGACTTCGAAGAGAACATGCAAGTAGATATCCTCATGAATTTAGCGGTGGACAAAGACAGCGTATAGGTATTGCGAGGGCACTTGCTGTAGAACCAAAGTTTATCGTTTGTGATGAGCCTATTTCTGCTCTTGATGTGTCTATTCAAGCACAAGTAGTTAACCTATTAGAAGACTTACAAACTGAGTTTGGACTTACCTATTTATTTATTGCTCATGATTTGAGTATGGTTAAACATATTTCAAATAGAATAGCAGTTATGTATTTGGGAACAATTGTAGAGCTTGCAGATAGCAATGAGCTTTATGAAAGACCTCTTCACCCCTATACTCAGGCATTACTATCAGCAGTACCAATTCCTGACCCTGAGATTGAGAAGGATAGAAAGAGAATTATGCTTGAGGGAGACGTACCAAGTCCTATAAACCCATCACCAGGATGTAAATTTCAAGGTAGATGTAGAATGGCTCAAGATATTTGTAGAAAAGAGACTCCTGAGTTAAAAGAGATATATCCAGGACACTTTGTTGCATGTCATATGATAAAATAG
- a CDS encoding peptide ABC transporter substrate-binding protein produces MRRIKWVALVLAIFMVLTIGLTACGNSTDKDTNDNNAGNPSQGEEKLAAEQVLRVNWGSEPPDLDPQTSTDQVSFWIINAIYEGLVRQQPDGSITKGSGLAEDWRISEDGLTYTFELRDAQWSDGTPITAYDFEYAWFRAIEPETAAEYAYQFYHIKGAEAYNKGEITDRNQVGIKALDEKTLEVELVRPTPFFLSLTSFISYMPAQKAAVENLGEEFASSPDKMVYSGPFMIETWDKEQKLNLAKNPNYWDADIVKLERIEGDMITDNNTRINLYDTGELDVTAVPSEFIEKYKDTPEFGTAADATTWYLQFNMEDEYFSNINIRKAFAYASNRKAYVDNVLADGSIVAGGLTPPLLAGKDGKDFAENRGNLYDEYDAAKAKEYFETGLKELGITKEEFVKNVSFIGGESTWWSRTMQAMQQMWKDTLGVELKIEQMSFAMRLERYDSKDYGITLAGWGGDYNDPMTFMDLFVTGGGNNDAYYSNPEYDANIKKAMEGEGDERIDAMIEAEKHLAEDLPIFPLFHPARVYVQREYVKDIARFAVGCDTEYKWAYILEH; encoded by the coding sequence ATGAGAAGAATCAAATGGGTAGCTTTGGTATTAGCTATTTTTATGGTGCTAACTATAGGCTTAACTGCTTGTGGCAATAGCACAGACAAAGATACAAATGATAACAATGCTGGTAATCCTTCTCAAGGGGAAGAAAAACTGGCAGCAGAACAAGTGTTGAGAGTTAACTGGGGTTCAGAGCCACCAGATCTAGACCCACAAACATCAACAGACCAAGTTTCTTTCTGGATTATTAATGCTATTTATGAAGGATTAGTGAGACAACAGCCAGATGGAAGCATCACAAAAGGTTCAGGATTAGCAGAGGACTGGAGAATTAGTGAAGATGGATTGACTTATACATTTGAACTAAGAGATGCTCAGTGGTCAGATGGGACACCAATAACTGCATATGATTTCGAATATGCATGGTTTAGGGCAATAGAACCAGAAACAGCAGCAGAATATGCATACCAATTCTACCACATAAAAGGTGCAGAAGCATATAATAAGGGAGAAATAACAGACAGAAATCAAGTAGGTATCAAAGCATTAGATGAAAAAACATTAGAAGTTGAGTTAGTAAGACCAACTCCATTTTTCTTAAGCCTAACATCATTTATAAGCTATATGCCTGCTCAAAAAGCAGCAGTTGAAAATTTAGGTGAAGAATTTGCTTCCTCACCAGATAAAATGGTTTATAGTGGACCATTTATGATTGAAACATGGGACAAAGAGCAAAAATTAAACCTAGCTAAAAATCCAAATTACTGGGATGCAGACATAGTTAAGCTTGAAAGAATAGAAGGAGATATGATTACTGATAATAATACTAGAATTAACCTTTACGATACTGGTGAGCTTGATGTAACTGCAGTTCCATCAGAGTTTATTGAGAAATACAAAGATACACCTGAATTTGGTACAGCAGCTGATGCAACAACTTGGTATTTACAATTTAACATGGAAGATGAATATTTCAGTAACATAAATATTAGAAAAGCATTTGCTTATGCATCTAATAGAAAAGCATATGTTGACAATGTATTAGCAGATGGTTCTATAGTAGCAGGAGGATTAACACCACCACTATTAGCAGGAAAAGATGGCAAAGATTTTGCTGAGAACCGTGGGAATCTATATGATGAATATGATGCAGCAAAAGCTAAAGAGTATTTTGAAACAGGACTAAAAGAATTAGGAATTACAAAAGAAGAATTTGTAAAGAATGTATCCTTCATTGGTGGAGAATCTACATGGTGGAGCAGAACAATGCAAGCAATGCAACAAATGTGGAAGGATACTTTAGGAGTAGAACTAAAGATTGAACAAATGTCATTTGCAATGCGTCTAGAAAGATACGATAGCAAGGACTATGGAATAACTCTAGCTGGTTGGGGTGGAGATTATAACGACCCAATGACATTTATGGATTTATTCGTAACAGGTGGCGGAAATAATGATGCATATTATTCAAACCCTGAGTATGATGCAAATATTAAGAAAGCTATGGAAGGTGAAGGTGACGAAAGAATAGATGCTATGATAGAGGCTGAAAAGCATTTAGCTGAAGACCTTCCAATATTCCCATTATTCCATCCTGCAAGAGTATATGTACAAAGAGAATATGTAAAAGATATTGCTAGATTTGCAGTTGGTTGTGATACCGAATATAAATGGGCATATATATTAGAGCACTAG
- a CDS encoding peptide ABC transporter substrate-binding protein, whose amino-acid sequence MKKILALTLVLVMILSLGLVGCSSSSKTTPGPKAGEKLAAEQVLRYNWGAEPPDLDPQTSTDQVSFWIINAVYEGLVRTQPDGTTPKGSGLAEDWTISDDELTYTFKLRDAQWSDGTPITAYDFEYAWFRAIEPETAAEYAYQFYHIKGAEEYNTGAITDRSQVGIKALDDKTLEVELVRPTPFFIGLTSFITYIPAQKAAVEAFGEEFASSPDKMVYSGPFVIELWEHEQKLNLAKNPNYWDADTVKLERIEGDMITDNNTRINLYDTGGLDVTGVPTEFLEKYKDTPEFGTAADATTWYVQFNCEDEYFSNLNIRKAFAYASNNQEYVDKVMADGSIVAGGLTPPLLAGKDGKDFAENRGHVSLPYDPKKAKEHFEEGLKELGITREEFQKNASFIAGDSTWHQRTSQAYQQMWKDALGVELAIENMTFAMRLERYNQKDYSISLAGWGGDYNDAMTFMDLFVTGGGNNDAYYSNPDYDAAIKRAMEGEGDERIDAMLEAEKLLAKDVPIHPFYHPARIYVQREYVKGIARFAVGADTEFKWAYILEH is encoded by the coding sequence ATGAAAAAAATTCTAGCATTAACATTGGTTTTAGTGATGATTTTATCACTAGGTCTTGTTGGATGCAGCAGTAGTTCGAAGACAACACCTGGACCAAAGGCTGGAGAAAAGTTGGCTGCAGAGCAAGTTTTAAGATATAACTGGGGAGCAGAGCCACCAGACCTAGATCCTCAAACATCTACAGACCAAGTTTCATTCTGGATTATCAATGCTGTATATGAAGGTTTAGTAAGAACTCAGCCAGATGGAACTACACCAAAAGGTTCCGGACTAGCAGAAGATTGGACAATTAGTGATGATGAACTAACCTATACATTTAAACTTAGAGATGCCCAGTGGTCAGATGGTACTCCAATAACTGCATATGATTTCGAATATGCATGGTTTAGAGCAATTGAGCCAGAAACAGCGGCTGAGTATGCATATCAGTTCTATCACATCAAAGGGGCGGAAGAATATAATACAGGTGCAATAACAGATAGAAGCCAAGTAGGTATAAAAGCTTTAGACGACAAAACTCTAGAAGTTGAGTTAGTAAGACCAACACCATTCTTTATTGGTTTAACATCATTTATAACTTATATCCCTGCTCAAAAAGCAGCAGTTGAGGCATTTGGTGAAGAATTTGCTTCCTCACCAGATAAAATGGTTTATAGTGGACCATTCGTGATTGAGCTATGGGAGCATGAACAAAAATTGAACCTAGCAAAGAATCCAAATTACTGGGATGCAGATACAGTTAAGCTTGAAAGAATCGAAGGAGATATGATTACTGATAACAACACTAGAATAAACCTTTATGACACTGGTGGACTTGATGTAACAGGAGTTCCAACAGAGTTCTTAGAAAAGTATAAAGATACACCTGAATTTGGTACAGCAGCAGATGCAACAACTTGGTATGTACAATTTAACTGTGAAGATGAGTATTTCAGCAACCTAAATATTAGAAAAGCATTTGCTTATGCAAGTAATAACCAAGAATATGTAGACAAAGTAATGGCTGATGGTTCTATAGTAGCAGGAGGATTAACTCCACCATTACTAGCAGGAAAAGACGGTAAAGATTTTGCTGAAAACCGTGGTCATGTTTCATTACCATATGATCCTAAAAAAGCAAAAGAGCATTTTGAAGAAGGACTTAAGGAGCTAGGAATAACAAGAGAAGAGTTTCAGAAAAATGCATCATTCATAGCAGGAGATTCTACATGGCATCAAAGAACAAGTCAAGCATACCAGCAAATGTGGAAGGATGCATTAGGAGTGGAACTTGCAATAGAGAATATGACCTTTGCTATGCGTCTAGAGAGATATAATCAAAAAGACTATTCAATATCCTTAGCTGGTTGGGGTGGAGACTACAATGATGCTATGACATTTATGGACCTATTTGTAACAGGTGGAGGAAACAATGATGCATATTATTCAAATCCAGATTACGACGCAGCTATTAAGAGAGCTATGGAAGGCGAAGGAGACGAGAGAATAGATGCTATGCTAGAAGCTGAAAAATTACTAGCAAAAGATGTTCCTATCCACCCATTCTATCATCCAGCAAGAATATATGTACAAAGAGAGTATGTAAAAGGTATTGCTAGATTTGCAGTAGGTGCAGATACTGAGTTTAAATGGGCTTATATACTAGAACATTAA
- a CDS encoding AIR synthase family protein, with amino-acid sequence MKIGKLPNELLEKIVFSNISRNRNEVLTRAGIGKDCAVLDFGENVCVVSTDPITGTVKDIGKLAVHISCNDVASNGAEPVGLLMTILAPPSSTEEDIKKIMEDANEAASELNVEIIGGHTEVTDTVNRIIVSTTVLGMQAKKNMLDPERVKVGDKILITKSAGIEGTAIIAKELEEKLINSIPQYLIDEGKSLMENISIVTEGIICGHIGVPYMHDITEGGVFGAVWETGVATKKGVKINIDAIPLKESTREICNVLSINPYKLISSGSLIVVSPVEKVDKIQKELYEKGIEASVIGEITEGNILVEIDGELKEIEPPDSDELYKVI; translated from the coding sequence ATGAAAATAGGCAAGTTGCCAAATGAACTATTAGAAAAGATTGTATTCTCAAACATAAGCCGCAATAGAAATGAGGTATTAACTAGGGCAGGTATAGGAAAAGACTGTGCAGTACTAGACTTTGGTGAAAATGTATGTGTAGTATCCACTGATCCAATTACAGGCACTGTTAAAGATATTGGGAAATTAGCTGTTCATATTTCATGCAATGATGTAGCTTCTAATGGAGCTGAGCCAGTAGGACTACTTATGACCATACTAGCCCCTCCTAGTTCTACAGAAGAAGATATAAAAAAAATAATGGAGGATGCTAATGAAGCAGCATCAGAGCTTAATGTAGAAATCATAGGAGGACATACAGAGGTAACAGATACAGTAAATAGAATAATAGTTTCAACCACAGTTTTAGGAATGCAAGCAAAGAAAAACATGTTAGATCCTGAACGTGTAAAGGTAGGAGATAAAATATTGATTACTAAAAGTGCGGGCATAGAAGGAACAGCTATAATAGCTAAAGAACTTGAAGAAAAGCTAATAAACTCAATTCCACAATACCTTATAGATGAAGGGAAGTCTCTAATGGAAAATATAAGTATTGTGACAGAAGGCATAATCTGTGGTCATATAGGAGTGCCTTACATGCATGACATCACTGAAGGAGGAGTATTTGGGGCTGTCTGGGAGACTGGCGTAGCTACAAAAAAAGGAGTTAAGATTAATATTGATGCTATACCATTAAAGGAATCTACAAGAGAAATATGTAATGTACTTAGTATCAATCCATACAAACTAATATCTAGTGGTAGTTTAATAGTAGTTTCACCTGTAGAGAAGGTGGATAAAATTCAGAAAGAACTTTATGAAAAAGGAATAGAGGCGTCAGTAATAGGTGAGATAACAGAAGGGAATATTTTAGTTGAGATAGATGGAGAACTAAAGGAAATTGAACCGCCTGATAGTGATGAGTTGTATAAAGTGATTTAG
- a CDS encoding N-acetylmuramoyl-L-alanine amidase family protein: MKKIVAAFMVFIMLMGLGASVMAASKQSTKVSINGRQLDVATANVIFDGKPIETDIPPIILKDRTLVPIRSIGNHLGAEVGWNQQTKEATVKTANQEIVLTLNSSMVSVNGTKKEIPYGVPAIIVNDARIMVPLRFVSEVLGCIVDWDQDTMTGIITSQVSENIEITNITVEESSESSPKIKLTTTGKIEYSEEYLSEPDRLIIDVHNSRLNISDKSIVDSNGVVNIEVNKSPIKSIRMAEFSKEPEIVRIVIDLDKHIGYNISTSMEDKLTTISFLNNVQDISLESINGKEAIVINNSEEFKYSMFTLTNPNRVVIDILDSKLWTDSLQFDVDAEYVKSVRSSQYIPDSSVEGQDNIVRVVLDIKENRAIPNIKVDMKKNSLIIFVDDEGFENISYSNKNEDGGLITVHAEKRTDYSIEYNEKSRQMQIRVDKDDIDLAKGIVAINDDYISNITVDEDDEYKKITFSFKQKIAYEVLSSSTDDLIEVAFEKIEENNGARLIVIDAGHGGKDPGAVSPYSKTKEKDLNLSVALKLDKKLRELGFRTILTRSTDEFIVLQERADIANRNGADAFISVHFNANDKSSIAGVQTLYCPAFNSEVKEEDQYPFAKAIQDALLSGLNREDRKIVKRPDLVVVRETKMVAALAELGFLTNPEEEKLIITEAYHEKAAQALANGIVNYFNSLGK; the protein is encoded by the coding sequence ATGAAGAAAATAGTTGCAGCTTTTATGGTGTTTATTATGTTAATGGGATTGGGAGCTAGTGTAATGGCAGCTTCAAAGCAATCCACAAAAGTTAGTATTAATGGGAGGCAGCTAGATGTTGCTACGGCTAATGTAATATTTGATGGAAAACCTATTGAAACTGATATACCTCCAATTATTCTCAAAGACAGAACTCTAGTCCCAATAAGATCTATTGGAAATCACTTGGGAGCAGAGGTAGGTTGGAATCAACAAACTAAAGAAGCCACTGTTAAGACAGCAAATCAAGAAATAGTTTTAACCCTAAATAGTTCCATGGTTTCAGTAAATGGAACTAAAAAAGAAATACCTTATGGAGTACCGGCTATTATAGTAAATGATGCTAGAATTATGGTTCCTCTAAGATTTGTGTCAGAGGTGTTAGGATGTATAGTTGACTGGGATCAAGACACTATGACAGGTATTATAACAAGCCAAGTATCTGAGAATATTGAGATTACTAATATTACAGTAGAAGAATCATCAGAATCTAGTCCAAAGATTAAACTTACTACGACTGGAAAAATCGAATATAGCGAAGAGTATCTTAGTGAGCCAGACAGGTTAATCATTGATGTACATAATAGCAGGTTGAATATTAGTGACAAATCTATAGTGGATTCTAATGGGGTAGTTAATATAGAAGTCAATAAATCTCCTATAAAGAGCATAAGAATGGCGGAGTTTTCTAAAGAACCTGAAATTGTTAGAATAGTTATAGATTTAGATAAGCACATAGGATACAATATTAGCACATCTATGGAGGACAAGCTTACGACAATATCTTTTTTAAATAATGTTCAAGATATTAGCTTGGAAAGCATAAATGGTAAAGAAGCAATAGTAATAAATAACTCTGAGGAGTTCAAATATAGTATGTTTACCTTGACTAATCCTAATAGGGTGGTTATTGACATACTTGATTCTAAGTTATGGACAGATAGCCTACAGTTTGATGTAGATGCTGAATACGTTAAATCAGTACGTTCTTCACAATATATTCCTGACTCTTCAGTTGAAGGGCAAGATAATATAGTAAGGGTAGTTCTTGATATAAAGGAGAATAGAGCAATTCCTAACATCAAGGTAGACATGAAAAAAAATAGTTTGATAATATTTGTAGACGATGAAGGTTTTGAGAATATATCCTATTCAAACAAAAATGAAGACGGTGGTCTAATAACAGTCCATGCTGAAAAAAGAACCGACTATTCAATTGAATATAATGAAAAAAGTAGACAAATGCAGATTAGAGTGGACAAAGATGATATAGATTTAGCAAAGGGCATAGTTGCAATAAACGATGACTATATAAGCAATATTACGGTAGATGAAGATGATGAGTATAAGAAAATAACTTTTAGCTTTAAGCAAAAGATAGCATACGAAGTACTTTCAAGTTCAACAGATGATTTAATTGAGGTGGCTTTTGAGAAAATAGAAGAAAATAATGGGGCAAGGCTTATTGTTATTGATGCAGGTCATGGAGGAAAGGATCCAGGAGCCGTTTCACCTTATTCTAAGACAAAAGAAAAAGATTTGAATTTAAGTGTAGCACTTAAACTAGATAAAAAGCTTAGAGAGCTTGGATTTAGAACTATACTTACAAGAAGTACAGATGAATTTATAGTACTTCAAGAAAGGGCAGACATCGCAAACAGAAATGGAGCTGATGCATTTATTAGTGTTCATTTTAATGCTAATGATAAAAGCAGTATAGCAGGAGTACAGACTCTATATTGTCCTGCTTTTAATAGTGAAGTAAAAGAAGAGGACCAATATCCATTTGCAAAAGCTATACAAGATGCACTATTATCAGGACTTAATAGAGAAGATAGAAAAATAGTAAAGAGACCTGACTTAGTTGTTGTAAGAGAAACAAAGATGGTAGCTGCCCTTGCAGAGCTTGGATTCCTTACTAATCCTGAGGAGGAAAAGTTGATTATAACAGAGGCATATCACGAAAAAGCAGCTCAAGCACTAGCAAATGGGATAGTGAATTATTTTAATAGTTTAGGAAAATAA
- a CDS encoding DUF2179 domain-containing protein produces MEALFGYLFIFGARIMDVSLATIRMLMVVQGRRKYAAIIGFFEVIIYIVALGKVVNGLSNLGNVLAYALGFASGNYIGSYIEEKIALGNLTAQVILNDNDQGIVNELRENGFGVTVIEGQGKEGPKNLLTIMLKRKDLSKLHKLLASHDKGVFITVSTTKLISGGYFAKIKKK; encoded by the coding sequence ATGGAGGCTTTGTTTGGGTATCTTTTTATTTTTGGAGCAAGGATAATGGATGTTTCTTTGGCTACTATAAGAATGCTTATGGTAGTCCAAGGTAGGAGAAAATATGCTGCAATAATAGGTTTTTTTGAGGTCATTATATATATTGTAGCTTTAGGTAAGGTTGTAAATGGGCTAAGTAATCTAGGAAACGTTTTAGCGTATGCACTAGGCTTTGCCAGCGGTAACTATATTGGTAGCTATATTGAAGAGAAAATTGCTTTAGGAAATTTAACTGCTCAAGTGATATTAAATGATAATGATCAAGGTATCGTTAATGAATTGAGGGAAAATGGATTTGGAGTTACGGTAATAGAAGGACAGGGAAAGGAAGGTCCAAAGAACTTATTAACTATCATGTTAAAAAGAAAAGATTTGAGTAAACTTCACAAATTATTGGCTTCACATGATAAAGGAGTTTTCATAACAGTAAGTACTACGAAGCTTATAAGTGGTGGATATTTTGCAAAAATTAAAAAGAAATAG